The genomic window CACCATCACGCACTTTCATATTGAAAGCCAAGCTTGGCATCGTGTTGCTTTCCGCAATGTACTTTCCAATTAGGGATGCATCAATTTCGGCATAACCTTTTACCTTGGTTTTTTCCAATTTCTCAGCAATCTCGGCAGGTAAGGCAGTAAAGATATTTTGTAAATCGGTTTCCTTCGCCTGTGTTTTGAAATCCATATCATAACCATCTTTTAGGAAAGAAAAACGGCCTACAAAGCGAATAGGCAAGGAGTTGATTTTGATGTCGTTTTCATCAAACAATAAATCTAAAGAGTTGGTATTGATTTTGGTAATCAATTTGGCATTTAACTCTTTGTGTAATAGGTAAGGAGTTCCTGCGTAATAAATATCAGCATCTTTGATAGACAGCTTACTCTTTAAATCGAAAATTGCCTTACTTAAATCTCCAGTGCCGCTGTAATTAACTTGTCTGGCAACAATCATCATCGGTATCGATTTGTCATTGTAAACCAAATCGCTGTTTTTGATGTAGATACCCTCTATTTTGATTGCTGTGCTACCTGTATCGGTACTTTTCTTTCCATCGGCTTTGCTTTCGTAAACATTATAATTTGCGTGGCCTTGCTCATCAGAAAGGATATTGATTTTGGCATTGTCCAAGTAAAATTCATCTACTTTGATTTGATCGCCGAACAGAGAAAACAAATTGATACCCAGAGCCATTTGCTTTGCGTAGATCAAAGTGTCATTTTTAAAAGGCTCAGAACCTTTCAATAGAAACTCATCTAAATTAAGCGTTAAAGAAGGAAAATGCGTGAAAAATGAAAGTCCAGTGCCTTTAAAGCTAACTTCTCCTTTGATATTCTGATTAATCGTTTTGGTAATTTGCTGATTAATCGTTTTAGGGATAAGCAACGGAACGATAAATAGGAGCGCTATTAATGAGGCAATGCTAATGCCCAAGATTTTAAAAAACTTTTTCAAGATGGTAAGTGTTAATGGCGTTGCAAAGATATGTTGTAAAACCATTATTAAACTATTTCTAACATATTTTAACAAAAAAATGGTAGAATAATTTGTGAGCTCGATAAGTATTGTGTTACTTTGTACTGTAATAAATAAAATTACAGAATGAATAACGGAAGATTTGCCATTTCTCTACATATTTTAGTTTTGCTAGAAAAAGCAAATGGAGAACTGCTGTCTTCTGATTATATGGCTGGTAGTATCAACATCAACCCTGTTTTGGTAAGAAAAGAATTAATTAACCTACGAGAACATGGTTTTGTGATGAGCAAAGAAGGCAAGAACGGTGGTGCAACTTTGGCTAAAGCGGCAAATCAAATTAAACTTGGGGCGATTTACCAAAGTGTAAAAGGGAATTATCTTTTAGGTAGCCATAAAAATGATCCAAATCCACTTTGTGAAGTTGGGAGAGATATTAATAGGCACTTAGGCGATTTATATGATGAAACAGAAAGACGTTTAGTAAGTGAGTTAGATAAGCAAACACTGGCAGATTTTAGCGCCAGATTTTAATATATTTTTTTAGCTAAAACTGTAATAAAAATAGTTACAAATTAAATTAATTATCAATAATCAAATTACAATAACCAAAGAAGTTAAGACTAGATGTAATAGTTATAAAAATTAACAATTAATTAAATTATATGAAAGTAGCAGTAATTGGAGCCACAGGCTTTGTAGGACAAAATTTAGTAAACGAATTGGCTAACCGCGGTCATGAAGTTTTAGCCATTGCAAGAAACACGGATAAAGTGGCGGCAAGAGAAAATGTAAAGGCAGTAAGCGTAGACGTGGTAGATCAAGCAGCTTTAGCGGCTGCGGTTAATGGTAACGATGTAGTGGTAAGTGCTTTCAATCCGGGTTGGACTAACCCTAACATTTTTGAAGATTTCATTAAAGGTGCAGAGGCAATTCAAGCGGGTGTAAAAGCTTCGGATGTAAGCAGATTGATCGTGATTGGTGGTGCGGGCAGTTTGTATATTGATGGTCATCAATTGGTAGACGGACCAGGCTTTCCTTCAGAAATTAAACCTGGAGCAACTGCGGCAAGAGATTACCTAAACACGTTGAAAGAGGAAAAGGAATTGAATTGGACTTTCTTTAGTCCAGCTATAGAAATGCACCCTGGCATTACCATTGGTCGTACAGGTAAATACCGTTTAGGTTTAGAAAACCCAGTTTTCGATGAGGTCGGCAAATGTGTACTTTCTGTAGAAGATTTGGCTATCGTAATTGCCGACGAAGTGGAAAGTAACAGACACCCGCGTCAACGTTTTACTGCGGCATATTAATATTTCCTAGTTTATAATTTTACGAAAAACAGGGGAGGTGCCAAAGTGTTGGTGCAGCCCCTGTTTTCTTTGATGCGTTCTAAAACCCTTTGCATTCAAAGATTAGCTTTTACTCATTATTCTTTCGATATTTTGTCAATTCTATAACAGATTTTGAAAATTATATAAAAACCTATCTAACTTTTTATTCATATTTGTATCGTAATGAAGAAATTCTTTTTAACACTTATTGCATTTTTCTACCTGGCAGTAGCCAGTGGGGCTGGAGTGAATCTTCATTACTGCATGGGCAAACTCGTAGATTGGAGTTTAACCGATAGCGAAAAACATGCTTGCGATTTCTGCGGCATGGAAAAAAAGGAATCTTCCGCAAAATCTTGCTGTAAAGATGTACAACATCAAGCAAAAGTAGATCAGGCTCAAAAAGCAAGTGCACAGGTTTACAAGTTCGAGCAATCGGTTTTTGTACTTCCTCAGGTAAAACCTTTGGAAAGCTATCTTTTCACAGTTACCAAAGTTATTTCGCAAGAGGCCAGAAGTAATGCGCCTCCATTAGGGCAACGAACCCCTATTTTTATCAAAAACTGTACTTACAGAATATAATACCCTCTTTCTTTCGAAAACGTAATGCCTTTAATTATGTCGTCATTCCCGCATAGGCGGGAATTCTAATGCGTACGCTTTACGATTCCCAATCGAGTTGGGAATGACGATAAAACAAAGTTTCGAACAAATCCAACCGGCTTTTAGCCAAAACAATCCAAATCTTATTTATTAACCCGTTGCTAGTGAAATCAGCTTTGCTTGATATTTTACTGTCAACAAAATTTAGAAATTATGAAATCATTAAAAATGATCGCTGTTGTAGCATTCACTATGTTAGGTACTGTAGCTTTTGCACAAACAAAAACAGACAAAATTAAAGTATTAGGAAATTGTGGTATGTGTAAAAAACGTATCGAAACTGGCTTGAAAGATGCTGCAATTACTAGTGCTGCTTGGGATAAAGACAATAAGTTTTTAACGGTAAGCTATGACAGTTCTAAAATCACTAACGCTGCAATTCAACAAAAAATAGCTGGTTTAGGTCACGATACGGATAAAGCAAAAGCTAAAAACGAGGTTTACGCTCAATTGCCAAGCTGCTGCAAATACGACCGTACTGGTAAAACGGTAAAGGCACACTAGCACCGTCTGTCGTCATTCCCAACTCGATTAGGAATCTTAATGCATTTATAATTGCTATTGCTTTAAGATTCCCGCGTAGGCGGGAATGACGGCTTGACTAGAAGAAAGAAAAGAAAGAGGGTAATAATTTTCAAATGGTACATCAAATTATTGACTGGTCTATGCGCAACCGATTTATCGTGTTGGTGTTGGCCATTGGGATATTTGTTTGGGGCATTTTTGCGGTAAAGAAAAATCCGATAGATGCAATACCAGACTTGTCCGAAAACCAAGTAATTGTATTCACAGAGTGGATGGGGCGTTCGCCTCAATTGATTGAGGATCAGATTACTTATCCATTGGTAACCAATTTACAAGGTATTCCTAAAATTAAATATGTGCGTGGTTCTTCCATGTTCGGTATGAGCTTTATCTATGTCATTTTTGAGGATGATGTAGACGTGTATTGGGCTAGAGAGCGAGTGCTGGAACGAATTAGTACGATTTCGAAAACATTGCCAGATGGCGCTACACCACAGCTTGGTCCAGACGGAACGGGCGTAGGGCACGTATTGTGGTACACTTTAGATGCGCCAGATACAGACTTGGGCGAGCAACGTGCTATCCAAGATTGGTATGTGAAATTTGCTTTGCAGACTGTACCAGGCGTAAGTGAAATTGCTTCGTTTGGAGGTTTTCAAAAGCAGTACCAAATTGCGATAGATCCTAATAAGCTGCTGTTTTACAAACTGACAGTGCCACAGGTGATTTCGGCAGTAAGAAGTAACAACAATGAAGCTGGCGGACGGAAATTCGAAATGAGCGATATTGGGTACATTATTAAAACGTCGGGTTATCTAAAATCAATAGACGAAATTGCTAGTATTCCTATTAAAAACCAGAATGGTACGCCTATTCGTATTGCGGATGTGGCTACCGTACAAATGACCGGCGAAACTCGTTTAGGGATTTTTGATCAAGATGGTGAAGGCGAACGTGTAGGCGGAATTGTGGTAATGCGATATGGTGAAAATGCTGCTGATGTGATTGATAAAGTGAAGGCTAAAATGGCTGAGGTATCTAAAGGTTTGCCAAAAGGGGTGAAGTTCGATATTGTTTACGATCGTGGCGAGTTGATTAAAGAATCGGTAGATTCTATTAAACACACCTTAATTGAGGAGATGATTGTGGTTTCGTTGATCGTGATTATTTTCTTGTTTCACTGGCGTAGTGCGGTAAGTATCATTATCCAAATTCCAATTACCATTGCCGCAAGTTTTATTTTGTTGAATGCGTTTGGCATCAGTTCCAATATCATGTCGTTAACGGGTATTGCATTGGCTATTGGTGTAATTGTAGATAATGGAATTATCATGAGCGAAAATGCGTATAAACATTTGTCAGAAAGATATGAACAGGTGGTTGGAAAAGGAAAATCACAGTAGAGACGCAAAATTTTGCGTCTATGCGATGTGAATGAAGCAGTAATAGAGACGCAAGATTTTGCGTCTATGCGATGTGAAGTAGGGAAGCAGCAAGGAGACGCAAGATTTTGCGTCTGTACTGGGGGGAATTAATTAAAATTAAAAATTATAAAGCCGATGAAAAATTGGTTAAGAAATAAATTTCGCAAAGAGCCAGAATGGATCAGCGAAGAAGAACGATTGGCAATTATCGCCCAAGTCGAGCAAACAAGTGTCGAGAGGGGTGTTTTTTGCTACGGTAATTATCATCACGTCGTTTTTGCCCGTGTTTATGTTAACCGGACAGGAAGGAAAATTATTCCATCCCTTGGCATATACCAAAACGTTCATCATGATTGTAGATGCTTTATTGGTAATCACTTTGGCGCCTGTGCTAATCTCCTTTTTTATGAAGGGGAAATTTAAGCCAGATAGTGCCAATCCGGTAAATAGATTTTTGGAGAGAGTGTATGAGCCTGTCATTAGAAAAGTGCTGAAATGGCGTAAAACAACCATCGCTATTAATGTGGTGGCTTTGTTAATCGCCATTCCCTTGCTGAAAAATTTGGGTACGGAGTTTATCCCCCCATTGGATGAACAAAGCATTTTGTTTATGCCGGTAACCCTGCCAGACGTGTCTAACGCAGAGGCGAAAAGAATTTTGCAGGTGCAGGATAAAATCATCAAATCGGTACCAGAGGTAGATAAAGTGCTGGGCAAAGCAGGTAGAGCAAGTACAGCTACTGACAACTCGCCGATTAGCATGATTGAAACGATCATTACGCTGAAACCGAAAAGCGAGTGGCGTGAGGGAATTACAAAGAAAGATATTATTACTGAGCTGGATGCGAAATTGCAAATTCCGGGAGTGGTAAACGGTTGGACACAACCCATCATCAACCGCATCAATATGTTGGCTACGGGTATCCGTACCGATGTGGGTATTAAAGTGTTCGGACAGAATTTAGATACCATCGCAGCAGTTTCGGAGAAAGTAAAAGCCGCTTTGGAAGGCACTGCTGGCGTGAGCGATCTGTTCGTAGAACCGATTACTGGCGGGAAATATTTAGCTATCGATATCAAAAGAGAAGAACTGGCTCGCTACGGTTTAAACATTGATGATGTAAACCAAGTGGTAGAAAGTGCTTTAGGCGGGGCAAACATTGGCAATACGATTGAAGGTAGACAGCGTTTCTCGATCAGTGTACGCTTGGCGCAAGAGTACCGTAACAGCGTGGAACAAATCCAGCGTATTCCGTTGCAATCTCAGGGTTTTGGCAGAATTCCTTTGTCGGCAGTGGCCGATGTCAAGTTTGAAGATGGTCCGCCGATGATTAGTTCTGACAATGCGATTTTACGTGGTGCGGTAATGTTCAACGTTCGTGACAGAGATTTGGGAAGTACGGTAAAAGAGGCGATGGAACAGTTGAACAAAGAAGATGGCATTTTGCCAGAAGGATATTTCTTGGAGTGGAGCGGTCAGTACGAAAATTTAATTAGAGGTCAGCAAACTCTGATGTGGATTGCACCAGTGGTTTTAGTGATTATTTTCTTCTCCCTTTACTTTGCTTTCCATTCTATCAGAGAAGCTTTCTTGAGTTTAATTACAGTGCCGTTTGCTCTGATTGGTGGTGCCTACATGATTTATTTCTGGGGCGTTAACCTTTCGGTAGGTGTGGCGGTGGGGTTCATTGCTTTGTTTGGTATTGCGGTAGAAACGGGTATCGTAATGGTAATTTACTTGAACGATGCCATGCAACAGTTAATCAAACTCAAAGGAAATTCAAGAGAAACCATTACCAGAGATGATTTGCGAGAATACGTGATTTATGGTGCAGCAAAACGCTTGCGTCCAAAATTAATGACGGTTTGTGTGTCGCTATTTGGTTTGGTGCCAGTGTTATGGGCTACCGGTGTAGGGGTTGATGTAATGCAACCTATCGTTTTACCTATGATTGGTGGTGTGTTGACTTCTTCAACTCACATTTTACTGGTTACACCACTCATCTTTTTAATGTCTAAAGAATACGAATTGAAAAAATACGGAAAATTGGAGGTGCACGATGTACAACATTAATAAAACTTCTATAAGTCGTCATTCCCGCGTAGGCGGGAATCATAAAGCGAATGCGGGGAATGGATTTATCTACTCAAGCATTAAGATCCCGAAACAAATTCGGGATGACGGCAAGGGTAATTGGGTGTCGTTGCAAGTCGGAAGAATTGCTCTTTTGGTTGTATTAACGATTGTTTTTTCTTTCACAGCCACAGCCCAAACTCCAATCCTTTCGCTCGATACCATTCTAAATCGTATCGACCAGAACAACTTACAGCTTAAATCTTACGGTTTAAAAGCCGAAAGTTACCAGTACAATGCCAAAGCAGCTACTGCATGGATGGCGCCAATGGTTGGTGTGGGAACTTTCATGACACCTTATCCTGGTCAAATGGTGATGGATGGCAGAGACAAAGGTTCGTTGATGTTTCAGGTAGAACAGGACATCCCTAACTATGGAAAGCTGAATGCGCAAAAGAAGTTTATTGAGTCGAAAGCGAAAGTAGAAAGAGCAACTAGAGAAGTGACGTTGAACGACTTCAAAACACAGGCGAAGAAGCTTTACTATGCTTGGTTGGTTGCGCAGCAAAATTGAAGGTATTGGAGAAAAGTACCCAAATTATGCAAACCATGAAGAAGATTGAGGAAATCAGGTATCCTTTTAATCAATCGAAACTGGGAAGCGTTTACCAAACTTCGGCAAAGTTGGAAGAAACGGAAAATATGAAACGCATGCAGGAGGGAGAGATTGGTAGGGCAAGAGCGTGGTTAAACAGTATGATGAACCAACAAGGTAATACCGATTTTAAAATCGATAGCAGTTACGTTCCTCAGTTTGTAACGGCAACAGCTTTGGATACAGCTAGCTTGGCAGTAGTTCGAAAAGATATCGCTAAAATGGATTACAATATCCAATCGATGAATTTGAATATCGGTGCGATGAAAAGACAAAGTCGCCCAGATTTTAGAATTCGTTTCGATCACATGTCGCCTTTAGGTAGTGGTATGCCGAAAGCATTTAGTGTGATGGGAATGGTGAGTATTCCAATTGCACCTTGGGCTTCGAAAATGTATGAATCTGAAGTGAAAGGAATGCAGTATGAGATTGAAGCGATGCAGATGGAAAAAGCGGCTATGTTGCAAGAAACGCAAGGAATGTTGTATGGAATGCAGTATCAGATTAAAACCATGCAACAGCAAATCGCTGCGATGGAGCAAAAAATCATTCCAACTTTACAAAAAACTTTGGATGTGAATGTACTGGGCTATCGCGAAAATAAACTGCAATTGCCGGAAGTAATTGCCTCTTGGGAAGCATTAAATATGATGCAAAACAATGTGCTAGATGAGAAATTGAAACTTTACTTAATGATCGCAGATTATGAAAAGGAATTGTATAGGTAGAACTGAAATTTGCCGTCATTCCCGCGTAGCCGGGAATCGTAAAGCGAGAGAAAAGAAAGTTTTGCGCATTACGATTCTGAAACAAGTTCGGAATGACGAATTAGGAAAGGTACTGCAAAGTACACTGATACTAGTAACAATGCTATTCCTCGCATCTTGCCAAACCAAACCCAA from Pedobacter sp. SL55 includes these protein-coding regions:
- a CDS encoding Rrf2 family transcriptional regulator, translated to MNNGRFAISLHILVLLEKANGELLSSDYMAGSININPVLVRKELINLREHGFVMSKEGKNGGATLAKAANQIKLGAIYQSVKGNYLLGSHKNDPNPLCEVGRDINRHLGDLYDETERRLVSELDKQTLADFSARF
- a CDS encoding NAD(P)-dependent oxidoreductase, producing the protein MKVAVIGATGFVGQNLVNELANRGHEVLAIARNTDKVAARENVKAVSVDVVDQAALAAAVNGNDVVVSAFNPGWTNPNIFEDFIKGAEAIQAGVKASDVSRLIVIGGAGSLYIDGHQLVDGPGFPSEIKPGATAARDYLNTLKEEKELNWTFFSPAIEMHPGITIGRTGKYRLGLENPVFDEVGKCVLSVEDLAIVIADEVESNRHPRQRFTAAY
- a CDS encoding HYC_CC_PP family protein; this translates as MKKFFLTLIAFFYLAVASGAGVNLHYCMGKLVDWSLTDSEKHACDFCGMEKKESSAKSCCKDVQHQAKVDQAQKASAQVYKFEQSVFVLPQVKPLESYLFTVTKVISQEARSNAPPLGQRTPIFIKNCTYRI
- a CDS encoding heavy-metal-associated domain-containing protein, coding for MKSLKMIAVVAFTMLGTVAFAQTKTDKIKVLGNCGMCKKRIETGLKDAAITSAAWDKDNKFLTVSYDSSKITNAAIQQKIAGLGHDTDKAKAKNEVYAQLPSCCKYDRTGKTVKAH
- a CDS encoding efflux RND transporter permease subunit, with amino-acid sequence MVHQIIDWSMRNRFIVLVLAIGIFVWGIFAVKKNPIDAIPDLSENQVIVFTEWMGRSPQLIEDQITYPLVTNLQGIPKIKYVRGSSMFGMSFIYVIFEDDVDVYWARERVLERISTISKTLPDGATPQLGPDGTGVGHVLWYTLDAPDTDLGEQRAIQDWYVKFALQTVPGVSEIASFGGFQKQYQIAIDPNKLLFYKLTVPQVISAVRSNNNEAGGRKFEMSDIGYIIKTSGYLKSIDEIASIPIKNQNGTPIRIADVATVQMTGETRLGIFDQDGEGERVGGIVVMRYGENAADVIDKVKAKMAEVSKGLPKGVKFDIVYDRGELIKESVDSIKHTLIEEMIVVSLIVIIFLFHWRSAVSIIIQIPITIAASFILLNAFGISSNIMSLTGIALAIGVIVDNGIIMSENAYKHLSERYEQVVGKGKSQ
- a CDS encoding TolC family protein; its protein translation is MSLQVGRIALLVVLTIVFSFTATAQTPILSLDTILNRIDQNNLQLKSYGLKAESYQYNAKAATAWMAPMVGVGTFMTPYPGQMVMDGRDKGSLMFQVEQDIPNYGKLNAQKKFIESKAKVERATREVTLNDFKTQAKKLYYAWLVAQQN